Genomic DNA from Mesorhizobium sp. 131-2-1:
ACGGCGGAGACGCCGAGCTTTTGCAGGTGCTCGATGACGGCCGGATGGGCAAGTGCCACAATCGTGCCGCGCTGCGCTTCGGGAACGTTTGGATGCAGCCTGGTGAAGGAGCGGACGTTGAGCTCATAGATCAGGCCGCCGGGCTGGAACACCGGTGGTTGGGCTGGCAGCGGCGGCGGCAAGGCGCGCGCCACTGTCTTCAGCATCAGCGGGGCTGTATCGGTGCCTTCGTTGCGTTTGGCGGCTAGTCGCCAGTGGTACTGGTACGGCCTGTCGATCTCGATGGCATAGGGATCGGCAAGCAGCTTGTCCGGGTCGAACCAGAGACCGCGCTCGGGTGCGTAATCGCCATCGGCGCGAAAGCCGTAGCGCGTGCCGGCGGCAAGGCCGGCAACGAACAGCGCATGCACCCCCTCGCCTTCAGGCAGGAGTTCGAGCCGGTCGATCTCGCGGGAGCCTGTGGCGTCGAAGATCGAGACCCAGAGGCGCCGCGCCGACGACGACCAGGCGGCGAAGCGGATGCCATCGGGGGTTATGGTTGCGCCGAGTTGGGTCATGCGCGCGCCTCCCCTTCTCCCCTTGTGGGAGAAGGTGGATCGGCGCGCAGCGCCGAGACGGATGAGGGGTGGGTGACGGAGTGAGGCGTCCATGATCTGGACGTGGGTTCGCGCCAAGCTGGAGCACCCCTCATCCGACCGAGCTTCGCTCGGCCACCTTCTCCCACAAGGGGAGAAGGGAGAACTGCGCTCACCGCCAGCCTCAAGTAATCACGCTCGGCTTGTCGCGGCCGGTGTGGCTCTTGATCCCGGCGATGTCATCGGCGGCGGCGATGAGGTCGGCCAGCGCCTCCTGCGTGTCGAGATCGTGCCTTGCCTTGTCCGGCTCGTAGCGCTCGATGTAGACGCGTAGCGTCGCACCTGACGTGCCGGTGCCGGAAAGGCGGAAGACGACGCGCGAGCCGCCTTCGAACAGGATCCTGATGCCCTGGTTCTTGCTCACCGAGCCGTCGACCGGATCGAGGTAGGCGAAGTCATCGGCGTTGGCGATCTTCAGGCCGCGCACGCTGGTGCCGGGCAGCGAAGCGAGCTTGGCGCGCAGCTCGTCGACCAGTCTATTGGCGCGCTCGGTCTCGACTTCCTCATAGTCGTGGCGGGAATAGTAGTTGCGGCCGTAAGTCGCCCAGTGCTCGGTGACGATCTGCTTGGCGCTCTCGCCGCGCACGGCGAGGATGTTGAGCCACAACAGCACCGCCCACAGACCATCCTTCTCACGCACATGGTTGGAGCCGGTGCCGGCACTTTCCTCGCCGCAGATCGTCGCCATGCCGGCATCGAGCAGATTGCCGAAGAACTTCCAGCCGGTCGGCGTCTCGTAGATGCCGATGCCGAGCTTTTCGGCGACGCGGTCGGCCGCGCCGCTGGTCGGCATCGAGCGGGCGATACCCTTCAGGCCGTCCTTGTAGCCCGGCGCCAGATGCGCGTTGGCGGCGAGCATCGCCACCGAGTCCGACGGTGTGACGAAAATGCCCTTGCCGATGATCAGATTGCGGTCGCCGTCGCCGTCGGAGGCGGCGCCGAAGTCCGGCGCGTCCGGCCCCATCATCTCGTCGTAGAGATGCTTGGCATGCACCAGGTTCGGATCGGGATGATGGCCGCCGAAGTCCGGCAGCGGCTTGAAATTGCGGCAGGTGCCGCTGGGCGCACCGAGCCGGCGCTCGAGAATTTCCTTGGCATAGGGGCCAGTCACCGCATGCATGGCGTCGAAGCGCATGCGGAAGCCATATTTGAAATTGGCGCGGATGGCGTCGAAGTCGAACAGGCTTTCCATCAGCTCGGCATAGTCGGTGACCGGGTCGATCACCTCGACCGCCATGCCGCTGGCCTTGACGGTGCCGATCGTGTCGATGTCGATCGCGCCGATGTCGGCGATCTTGAAGCTCGAAATCGTCTTGGTCTTCTCGAAGATGGCGTCGGTGATCTTCTCCGGCGCCGGGCCGCCATTGCCGGCGTTGTACTTGATGCCGAAATCCTCGTGCGGGCCGCCCGGATTGTGGCTGGCCGACAGGATGATGCCGCCGAAGGTCTTGTATTTGCGGATGACGTTGGAGGCGGCCGGCGTCGACAGGATGCCGCCCTGCCCGACCATGACCTTGCCGAAGCCGTTGGCGGCGGCCATGGCGATGGCCGTCTGGATGACCTCGCGGTTGTAGAAGCGGCCATCGCCGCCGATCACCAGCGTCTTTCCTTCAAAACCTTCAAGCGCGTCGAAGATCGACTGGATGAAGTTCTCGGCATAGTGCTCCTGCTGGAACACCGGCACCTTCTTGCGCAGGCCTGAGGTGCCGGGCTTCTGGTCAAGATAGGGTTTGGTGGGGACGGTCCGTATCATGCTTCAGGCAACCCTTTTCGAAAGCAGCAGGCGATAGAGTTCTACATATTTCTCGGCGCTCTTGTCCCAGGAGACATCGGCCTTCATGCCCTGGCGCTGGATCGACGCCCACGCGGTGGGGTTGGCATGCGCGCTGACCAATCGGTGTATGGCATGGACGAGCGCGCCGCCATTGTTCGGCGCGAACTGGAAGCCGGTCGCCACACCGGCCGACATCGCCGCCTCGTTGGCATCGATGATGGTGTCGGCAAGGCCGCCGGTGCGGGCGACGACCGGCACGCAGCCATAGCGCAGGCCATAGAGCTGGGTCAGTCCGCAGGGCTCGAAGCGCGATGGGATGACGATTGCGTCGCAGCCGCCCTGCATGATGTGGGAGAGCGCCTCGTCATAGCCGACGACGACGCCGATGCGGCCGCGATGGCGGGCGGCGGCGGCAAGCAGTGCGCCTTCGAGGCCGGCATCGCCGGAGCCCAGGATGGCGAGGCGCGCGCCGGCCGCGACGATGCCGTCGACGACGGCCGCCAGTATGTCCATGCCCTTCTGCCAGGTCAGGCGGCTGACGACGCAGACGATCGGGCTGTCGTCGTGCTCGAGGCTGAAGCGTTCCTCGACCGCAAGCCGGTTCGGCTGCCGCGCATCGAGCGTCGCGGCCGAATAGCGGGACGCCAGGAGCTTGTCAGTCTCGGGATTCCAGATGTCGACATCGATGCCGTTGACGATGCCATGGAGATCGATGGCGCGCATGTTGATCAGGCCGTCGAGACCCATGCCGAATTCCGGCGAGCGTATCTCCTGCGCATAGGTCGGGCTCACCGTGGTGATCGCCCAGGCAGCCTGCAGGCCGGCCTTGAGGAAGCCGACGCCGCCGTAATATTCGACGCCGTCGAGCGCCATCGCCACCGCCGGCAGGCCGAGCTCGCCGAAGATGCCGGCGCCGAACTGGCCCTGGAAGGCGAGGTTGTGCACGGTGATCAGCGACGGCACGCCGACCGCCTTGCCGTAGCGCATATAGGCGAGCGCCATCGCCGACTGCCAGTCATGGGCGTGCACGATGTCGGGC
This window encodes:
- the glgA gene encoding glycogen synthase GlgA, which translates into the protein MQVLSVTPEIFPLIKTGGLADVTGALPIALAGKGVAMRTLIPGYPQVMAAFKKKKAVYQYPLLQGGKASVHAVQIAGLDLFVLDAPHLFDRPGGPYGNATGADWPDNWRRFAALSQVGGDIAGGAISGYQPDIVHAHDWQSAMALAYMRYGKAVGVPSLITVHNLAFQGQFGAGIFGELGLPAVAMALDGVEYYGGVGFLKAGLQAAWAITTVSPTYAQEIRSPEFGMGLDGLINMRAIDLHGIVNGIDVDIWNPETDKLLASRYSAATLDARQPNRLAVEERFSLEHDDSPIVCVVSRLTWQKGMDILAAVVDGIVAAGARLAILGSGDAGLEGALLAAAARHRGRIGVVVGYDEALSHIMQGGCDAIVIPSRFEPCGLTQLYGLRYGCVPVVARTGGLADTIIDANEAAMSAGVATGFQFAPNNGGALVHAIHRLVSAHANPTAWASIQRQGMKADVSWDKSAEKYVELYRLLLSKRVA
- a CDS encoding alpha-D-glucose phosphate-specific phosphoglucomutase; the protein is MIRTVPTKPYLDQKPGTSGLRKKVPVFQQEHYAENFIQSIFDALEGFEGKTLVIGGDGRFYNREVIQTAIAMAAANGFGKVMVGQGGILSTPAASNVIRKYKTFGGIILSASHNPGGPHEDFGIKYNAGNGGPAPEKITDAIFEKTKTISSFKIADIGAIDIDTIGTVKASGMAVEVIDPVTDYAELMESLFDFDAIRANFKYGFRMRFDAMHAVTGPYAKEILERRLGAPSGTCRNFKPLPDFGGHHPDPNLVHAKHLYDEMMGPDAPDFGAASDGDGDRNLIIGKGIFVTPSDSVAMLAANAHLAPGYKDGLKGIARSMPTSGAADRVAEKLGIGIYETPTGWKFFGNLLDAGMATICGEESAGTGSNHVREKDGLWAVLLWLNILAVRGESAKQIVTEHWATYGRNYYSRHDYEEVETERANRLVDELRAKLASLPGTSVRGLKIANADDFAYLDPVDGSVSKNQGIRILFEGGSRVVFRLSGTGTSGATLRVYIERYEPDKARHDLDTQEALADLIAAADDIAGIKSHTGRDKPSVIT